One part of the Candidatus Aquiluna sp. UB-MaderosW2red genome encodes these proteins:
- a CDS encoding RsmB/NOP family class I SAM-dependent RNA methyltransferase produces MTNPRQLALDLMNRVEETDSYINLLLPKLLAREDHITDADRGLVQELSYGTLRWKGQYEAFIDVLTPGKTLSKPLRLCLGLGMHQLFRMRIPPHAAIHESVELVKKFEPKAAGLANAVLRNAERAGFDSLLKQSLATKAGLDELAIRYSHPSWVVGALKSALELDGKGAELEGLLESNNETPLVHLAALPGVIGPNETSAADYLESLNLERGLASPIGFIARGNPEPLLEHPGVKVQDQGSQLVALALLAVGNKDGQWLDMCSGPGGKAALIDADISYFGGSLDCFEPIPRRAEMVRQALGPNSKAKVFVEYGQNAKLNHYDAVLLDAPCSGLGSVRRKPESRWRKKPEQLPELIRLQQELLEAAINSLKSGGVVLYSTCSPLIPETNSQIKKALEKHPQMSLENSNQLLNSLNPNLQLGEKRKTTQLWTQTHGTDAMFIAILRKA; encoded by the coding sequence TTGACTAATCCAAGGCAATTGGCACTTGATCTAATGAATCGAGTTGAGGAAACCGATAGTTATATAAATCTCCTACTTCCCAAGCTATTGGCCCGCGAGGACCATATCACCGATGCGGACCGGGGATTAGTGCAAGAGCTGAGCTATGGCACCCTCAGGTGGAAAGGGCAGTACGAGGCCTTTATTGACGTGTTGACCCCGGGCAAGACGCTTTCCAAGCCGCTGAGGCTATGCCTTGGCCTTGGGATGCATCAGCTATTTCGCATGCGCATACCTCCCCATGCAGCGATCCATGAAAGCGTGGAACTTGTAAAAAAGTTTGAACCCAAGGCAGCTGGGCTCGCGAACGCAGTTTTGCGAAACGCGGAGCGTGCCGGTTTTGATTCACTGCTAAAACAATCCTTGGCAACTAAGGCTGGTCTAGATGAACTTGCGATTCGATATTCTCACCCCAGCTGGGTGGTTGGAGCCCTAAAATCCGCTTTGGAACTAGACGGTAAGGGTGCCGAACTAGAGGGACTTCTTGAATCAAATAATGAAACTCCACTGGTTCACCTAGCTGCGCTTCCAGGGGTGATTGGGCCGAATGAAACCTCCGCAGCGGATTATCTAGAGAGCTTGAACCTGGAGAGAGGCTTGGCCTCTCCGATTGGATTCATCGCCAGGGGCAACCCAGAACCACTTTTGGAACATCCGGGCGTAAAGGTTCAAGACCAAGGTTCCCAGCTGGTCGCGCTGGCCTTATTAGCGGTTGGCAACAAAGACGGCCAGTGGCTTGACATGTGCTCTGGGCCCGGGGGTAAGGCAGCCTTAATCGATGCGGACATTTCCTATTTCGGCGGCAGCTTAGATTGCTTTGAGCCGATTCCAAGGCGTGCTGAAATGGTTCGCCAAGCCCTAGGGCCGAATTCCAAAGCAAAGGTTTTTGTTGAATATGGTCAAAATGCAAAGCTGAACCATTACGACGCGGTGCTTCTAGATGCACCGTGCTCGGGACTTGGATCGGTCAGGCGCAAGCCTGAATCGCGCTGGCGCAAGAAGCCCGAGCAACTGCCAGAGCTCATTAGATTGCAGCAAGAATTACTAGAGGCGGCTATCAATTCTCTAAAATCCGGAGGAGTGGTGCTTTATTCGACTTGCTCACCGCTTATTCCAGAGACCAATTCGCAAATTAAGAAGGCCTTGGAAAAGCATCCCCAGATGAGCTTGGAAAATTCAAACCAACTGTTGAATTCTCTAAATCCAAATTTACAACTCGGAGAAAAGCGAAAAACTACACAACTTTGGACACAGACTCACGGAACAGACGCGATGTTCATCGCAATTCTGAGAAAGGCCTAG
- the rpe gene encoding ribulose-phosphate 3-epimerase has translation MKLHPSILSADFANLEAELQTISAADAIHVDVMDNHFVPNLTFGLQMVQRLQEVSALPLDVHLMIENVDRLAIEYAQLGVASVTFHLEASQNPLELARQIRDTGCQVGVALKPGTDLTQLKNLLSEIDLLLVMTVEPGFGGQPLIPEMIEKISEARKLIAARNYPVKLQVDGGVTASNIYQLALAGAEIFVAGSSVFGKKNRNLEINNLRALAQEGGMAR, from the coding sequence ATGAAGTTACATCCCTCAATACTCAGCGCAGATTTTGCGAATTTGGAAGCAGAACTCCAAACCATATCTGCCGCCGATGCAATTCACGTAGACGTGATGGATAACCACTTTGTGCCAAACCTCACCTTTGGCCTCCAGATGGTGCAAAGACTTCAGGAGGTTTCAGCGCTCCCACTTGATGTCCACCTAATGATCGAGAACGTGGACCGACTGGCGATTGAATACGCTCAGCTGGGGGTGGCTTCGGTCACCTTCCACCTCGAAGCTTCTCAGAATCCCTTGGAGCTAGCCCGCCAAATTAGGGACACCGGATGCCAAGTCGGAGTGGCGCTAAAGCCGGGTACCGATCTGACTCAGCTTAAAAACTTATTGAGCGAGATCGATCTTTTATTGGTGATGACCGTTGAGCCAGGTTTCGGGGGTCAACCGCTGATACCCGAAATGATCGAAAAAATATCCGAGGCAAGAAAGCTGATAGCGGCTCGGAATTACCCTGTAAAACTGCAGGTCGATGGGGGAGTCACCGCTTCGAATATTTACCAGCTCGCCCTGGCGGGAGCGGAGATTTTTGTCGCCGGATCCTCGGTTTTCGGCAAAAAGAATCGCAACCTTGAGATCAATAACCTCAGGGCTTTAGCTCAAGAAGGCGGAATGGCTAGGTAA
- a CDS encoding phosphoribosyl-ATP diphosphatase: MKSFNDLYAELLAKDIARPEGSASAELLNQGVHAIGKKLVEEAAEVWIASEYESDEALALEASQLIYHLQLILIARKIPMSMVEERL; this comes from the coding sequence ATGAAATCCTTTAATGACCTCTACGCCGAATTATTGGCTAAAGATATAGCGCGTCCCGAGGGCTCGGCCAGTGCGGAACTGCTAAATCAGGGTGTTCATGCGATAGGCAAAAAGCTCGTTGAGGAGGCAGCCGAAGTCTGGATCGCAAGCGAATACGAGTCAGATGAGGCCTTGGCTCTTGAAGCCTCGCAACTCATCTACCACCTGCAACTAATTTTGATAGCTAGAAAAATCCCCATGTCAATGGTCGAGGAGAGGCTCTAA
- the hisG gene encoding ATP phosphoribosyltransferase, translating into MLRVAVPNKGILSESAISMLREAGYAVRRDTQELHLVDEDNQIEFFYLRPRDIATYVGSGSLDAGFTGLDLLHDSESEAQEIADLGFGASTFRFAAPESAGFSKISDLSGKRLATAYPTLIANFLNQHGVKAELIKLDGAVESAVKLGVADAVADVVSTGNTLRKAGLQIFGPVILRSTARLIAAPGKSADAAKLLRRLQGVLVARKFVIFDFDCPIELLDLAVAVTPGIESPTISPLADAKWVAVRSLVPAAETNQKMDELYELGARAILVSAIHAARI; encoded by the coding sequence ATGCTCAGAGTTGCAGTTCCGAATAAAGGAATTCTTTCCGAATCAGCAATTTCCATGCTCAGGGAAGCTGGCTACGCGGTCAGACGCGACACCCAGGAACTGCACCTGGTTGATGAAGATAATCAAATCGAGTTTTTCTACCTCAGACCCCGGGATATTGCGACTTATGTTGGCTCGGGTTCCTTGGATGCCGGTTTTACCGGCTTGGACCTCTTGCACGACTCCGAATCCGAGGCTCAAGAAATTGCCGATTTGGGTTTTGGGGCTTCCACCTTTAGGTTTGCAGCCCCCGAATCCGCCGGTTTTTCTAAAATCAGTGACCTAAGCGGGAAGCGACTAGCCACCGCTTACCCCACCCTGATAGCTAATTTTTTGAATCAACACGGGGTAAAAGCTGAGTTGATAAAGCTTGACGGAGCCGTTGAGTCCGCAGTAAAGCTCGGCGTGGCGGATGCTGTTGCCGATGTGGTCTCTACCGGGAACACTTTGCGTAAGGCGGGGCTCCAGATATTTGGACCGGTAATTTTGCGATCCACCGCAAGGCTTATTGCAGCTCCGGGTAAGTCAGCGGATGCCGCAAAGTTGCTAAGACGACTTCAGGGCGTGCTGGTAGCCAGGAAGTTTGTAATCTTTGACTTTGACTGCCCGATTGAGCTTTTGGATCTTGCCGTAGCCGTCACCCCCGGCATCGAATCTCCCACCATATCGCCGCTAGCCGATGCTAAATGGGTAGCGGTCAGGTCGTTGGTGCCGGCAGCAGAGACAAACCAAAAAATGGACGAACTCTACGAATTAGGGGCGCGCGCAATTTTGGTCAGTGCCATTCACGCAGCGAGAATCTAG
- the hisF gene encoding imidazole glycerol phosphate synthase subunit HisF: MPAIRIIPCLDVAAGRVVKGVNFENLRDSGDPIELAASYFESGADELTFLDVAATNENRGTMLQLVQSCAEQVFIPLTVGGGIRQLSDVSNLLAHGADKVSVGSAGLSRPALLSEIAREYGSQVLVISLDIKRSDTKSGFGVTSNGGRELTDKDAFEWIKEVQDLGAGELLVNSIDADGTKNGFDIELIEGVRKISVVPIIASGGAGKVSDFVAAALAGADALLAASVFHQGSFTIADVKNELRAKGVVVR; encoded by the coding sequence GTGCCGGCAATCCGAATCATTCCGTGTTTGGATGTCGCAGCTGGCCGCGTAGTCAAAGGGGTTAACTTCGAAAATCTTCGTGATAGTGGAGATCCGATAGAGCTCGCAGCCAGCTATTTCGAATCGGGTGCCGATGAGCTGACATTCTTGGATGTTGCGGCCACCAACGAAAATCGGGGCACCATGCTGCAATTGGTTCAAAGCTGTGCGGAGCAGGTTTTTATCCCGTTGACCGTGGGCGGGGGGATACGCCAACTCTCCGATGTTTCGAATTTATTGGCTCACGGTGCCGACAAGGTTTCAGTTGGTTCCGCTGGACTTTCAAGGCCCGCTCTACTTTCTGAAATCGCTCGCGAATACGGCTCCCAGGTGCTAGTTATTTCACTAGACATAAAGCGCTCCGACACCAAGAGTGGTTTTGGTGTCACCTCCAATGGCGGCCGAGAGCTAACCGATAAAGATGCATTTGAGTGGATCAAAGAGGTTCAAGATCTCGGAGCTGGCGAACTATTGGTGAACTCGATTGATGCCGATGGCACCAAAAATGGCTTCGATATTGAACTTATCGAAGGCGTGCGAAAAATCAGCGTGGTGCCCATCATCGCATCTGGTGGTGCTGGCAAAGTCTCTGATTTTGTTGCTGCCGCGCTAGCTGGGGCGGATGCACTTCTCGCTGCAAGCGTTTTTCACCAGGGCAGCTTCACTATTGCCGATGTAAAAAATGAACTCCGCGCGAAAGGGGTAGTGGTTCGATGA